From a region of the Candidatus Pelagibacter sp. FZCC0015 genome:
- a CDS encoding DMT family transporter produces MLELRNPRIAIPVVLFAGLLWSFGPLVVRYMDNPQLAPWQYIFGRGLTIFILLNLYLFFEEGKNFYKNYYKIGLSGVIGGSGLGIAMITFIYSITNTSAAVTLLCLAAMPFFTALLAFLFLQEKISLNVWISIIIATVGIIIMAFGNTGEKSLIGFVFGLTSSIGFSVFSVTLRWRKETPKFTTVAFAGFFCFVFATIMILSNNLVFFSSSYNGALFSLHGTLVCFGLILYSIGSKAIPAAELTLLSLTEVVGGIFWVWLPLFGINEVPSTNTIIGGFFLFVSIFYYSLIMRWNKRYIALN; encoded by the coding sequence ATGTTAGAGTTAAGAAATCCAAGAATAGCCATTCCTGTTGTACTTTTTGCCGGTCTGTTGTGGTCGTTTGGTCCATTAGTGGTTCGATACATGGATAATCCGCAATTGGCACCTTGGCAGTATATTTTTGGCAGAGGTTTAACAATTTTCATCCTTTTAAATCTTTATTTATTTTTCGAGGAAGGAAAAAATTTTTACAAAAACTATTATAAAATCGGTTTATCTGGAGTAATCGGTGGATCTGGATTGGGGATCGCTATGATTACATTTATTTATTCAATTACAAATACTAGTGCTGCAGTTACTTTGCTTTGTTTAGCAGCAATGCCTTTTTTTACAGCATTATTGGCATTTTTATTTTTACAAGAAAAAATTTCTCTTAATGTTTGGATATCGATAATAATTGCAACAGTTGGTATCATTATTATGGCATTTGGAAATACTGGCGAAAAATCATTAATTGGTTTTGTATTTGGTTTAACTTCTTCAATAGGTTTCTCAGTTTTTTCTGTAACGCTTAGATGGAGAAAAGAAACACCAAAATTCACAACAGTAGCTTTTGCAGGTTTCTTTTGTTTTGTGTTTGCAACAATTATGATTTTATCAAACAACTTAGTTTTCTTTTCATCTAGCTATAATGGAGCTTTATTTTCTTTGCATGGGACACTAGTTTGTTTTGGTTTAATCTTATATTCAATTGGATCTAAAGCGATACCAGCAGCAGAATTGACTTTATTATCTTTAACTGAAGTTGTAGGTGGAATTTTTTGGGTTTGGTTGCCATTATTTGGTATTAATGAAGTACCATCCACAAATACAATAATCGGAGGCTTTTTTCTTTTTGTATCTATATTTTATTACAGTTTAATAATGAGATGGAACAAAAGATATATAGCATTAAATTAA
- a CDS encoding aminopeptidase P family protein, giving the protein MERPDFFELKNGEKVKLPFTDKEYNDRVSKLRSVMDQNGLDMVILTSMHNVAYYTGFIYCSFGRPYGCVITQNKISTISANIDASQPWRRSHCDNVIYTDWKRDNFLRAIVSIIGRDEPPKNIGIENDHVTLDMREKIGSIFTFSVFSDVSKDLMKLRMIKSNEEIEIIRNGARIADIGGEEIVKNIRENNTEIEVAIAARDRMEREIVKSYPGAEYMDTWVWFQSGINTDGAHNPKTNRKLVKGDILSLNTFPMISGYYTALERTLFLDHADDASLKAWEANVKVHKRGLELIKPGVKCSDICHELNELFAELGYLQYRTFGYGHSFGMLSHFYGREAGLELREDIDTVLEENMVVSMEPMIMIPEGNPGAGGYREHDILVIGKDGTENITKFPFGPEHNIIKN; this is encoded by the coding sequence ATGGAACGACCAGATTTTTTTGAACTTAAAAACGGTGAAAAAGTAAAATTACCATTTACCGATAAAGAATATAACGATCGAGTAAGTAAACTTAGATCAGTGATGGACCAAAATGGTCTCGATATGGTTATCTTAACATCTATGCATAACGTTGCATATTACACCGGATTTATTTATTGCTCCTTTGGTAGACCATACGGATGTGTGATTACTCAAAATAAAATTTCAACAATTTCAGCTAACATTGATGCAAGTCAACCATGGCGTAGATCCCATTGCGATAACGTTATTTATACTGATTGGAAAAGGGATAATTTTTTAAGAGCCATTGTTTCAATCATTGGGAGAGATGAACCTCCAAAAAATATTGGAATTGAAAATGATCATGTCACGTTAGATATGAGGGAAAAAATAGGGTCTATTTTTACTTTCTCAGTGTTTAGCGATGTTTCAAAAGATCTAATGAAACTTAGAATGATTAAATCGAACGAAGAAATAGAGATCATTAGAAATGGCGCAAGAATTGCAGACATTGGTGGTGAAGAAATAGTTAAAAATATTAGAGAAAATAATACGGAGATCGAAGTAGCAATAGCTGCAAGAGATAGAATGGAAAGAGAGATTGTTAAAAGTTATCCAGGCGCAGAGTACATGGATACTTGGGTGTGGTTTCAATCAGGTATCAATACAGATGGAGCTCACAATCCAAAGACTAATAGAAAATTAGTTAAAGGAGATATTTTATCTTTAAATACTTTTCCAATGATCTCAGGATACTACACTGCACTAGAGAGAACTTTATTTTTAGATCATGCCGATGATGCTTCTCTTAAAGCTTGGGAGGCAAATGTTAAAGTTCATAAAAGAGGATTAGAATTAATTAAACCAGGTGTTAAATGTTCAGATATTTGTCATGAGCTAAATGAATTATTTGCCGAGCTTGGTTATCTTCAGTATCGAACATTTGGTTACGGACATTCATTTGGTATGCTTTCACACTTTTATGGAAGAGAAGCTGGTTTAGAATTAAGAGAAGATATTGATACTGTTCTTGAGGAAAATATGGTGGTGTCTATGGAGCCAATGATAATGATCCCAGAAGGTAATCCTGGTGCAGGTGGATATAGAGAACACGATATTTTGGTGATTGGTAAAGATGGAACAGAAAATATTACAAAATTTCCTTTCGGCCCTGAGCATAATATTATAAAAAACTAA
- a CDS encoding serine/threonine protein kinase: MSENKTIVNSWNEWDPLKHVIVGRADGTCIPAPEPALDAKVPEDSDMRGQFGPRTKDTVDKANELLDNFSNMLEKRGIKVDRPTPIDFNQKTSTPDWEAETMFGCMPPRDVLLTVGNEILEATMSYRCRWFEYLCYRPLLKDYYNQDPNMRHESAPKPRLTDADYRKDYLSDKIGVQKRLEWTEKKYFVTTEEEPLFDAADVLRFGKDLVVQHGFTTNLKGIDWLKRHYKDHRVHAVNFPGDPYPIHIDATFTPIKEGLIINNPQRRLPKEQRKLFEDNGWEIVDSAQPAHNEPPPLCYSSTWLSMNVLVLDPKTVCVEKSEKYQAEQLDKLGMEVIPVELRDAYAFGGGLHCCTADVYREGELKDYFPKQ, translated from the coding sequence ATGAGCGAGAATAAAACTATTGTTAATAGTTGGAACGAGTGGGATCCATTAAAACATGTAATTGTTGGAAGAGCGGATGGAACTTGTATTCCAGCACCAGAACCAGCATTAGATGCAAAAGTTCCAGAAGATAGTGATATGCGAGGTCAGTTTGGACCAAGAACAAAAGATACTGTCGATAAAGCAAATGAATTATTAGATAACTTTTCAAACATGCTTGAAAAAAGAGGCATTAAAGTTGATCGACCCACACCAATAGATTTTAATCAAAAAACATCAACACCTGATTGGGAAGCAGAAACCATGTTTGGCTGTATGCCTCCAAGAGATGTTTTGTTAACAGTAGGAAACGAAATTTTAGAAGCTACAATGAGTTATCGTTGTCGTTGGTTTGAATATTTATGTTACCGACCACTTCTAAAAGATTATTATAATCAAGATCCTAATATGAGACACGAGTCTGCTCCAAAACCAAGATTAACGGATGCAGATTACAGAAAAGATTATTTATCAGATAAAATTGGTGTTCAAAAAAGATTAGAGTGGACTGAAAAAAAATATTTTGTAACCACTGAAGAAGAACCATTATTTGATGCAGCAGATGTATTGAGATTTGGGAAAGACTTGGTTGTACAACATGGATTCACAACAAATTTAAAAGGAATTGATTGGCTAAAGAGACATTATAAAGATCACAGAGTTCATGCTGTTAACTTCCCAGGTGATCCTTATCCAATTCATATTGATGCAACTTTTACCCCAATTAAAGAGGGTTTAATTATCAATAACCCACAAAGAAGACTTCCTAAGGAACAAAGAAAATTATTTGAAGACAATGGTTGGGAAATCGTAGACAGCGCACAGCCAGCACATAACGAACCACCGCCATTATGTTATTCATCAACTTGGCTATCAATGAATGTTTTAGTTTTAGATCCTAAAACTGTATGTGTCGAAAAAAGTGAAAAATACCAAGCTGAACAATTAGATAAATTAGGAATGGAAGTTATACCAGTAGAACTTAGAGATGCCTACGCTTTTGGTGGGGGTTTACACTGTTGTACTGCAGATGTTTATCGAGAGGGTGAACTTAAAGATTACTTTCCAAAACAATAA
- a CDS encoding threonine aldolase family protein, translated as MAKIKIKRERVKFASDNVAGACPEVLDAILKANEGDSTPYGNDPISTELQDKFSEIFEKEVIVFPTASGTAANALALSTMTPSYGNIYCHKMSHINTDECGAPEFYTGGGKLVPLNGIMGKITAEELDQSIGGKGIVHHTQPSSVSITQVCETGEVYQLDEIKKIAEITHKHNLNLHMDGARFANALVSLNVTPAEMTWKSGVDVLSFGATKNGCLAAEAIIFFKKELVGDIAFLMKRAGHLLSKMRFVSAQLDAYISNDVWLRNAKHANAMGKKLSDGLSKHNDIEIAYPTEANEVFAKFPREKIEHLNSEGYKMNEEELDGKAVRLVAAWNTKDSDVDELLNTIKAN; from the coding sequence ATGGCAAAAATTAAAATAAAAAGAGAGCGAGTTAAATTCGCTTCTGATAATGTTGCAGGTGCCTGTCCCGAGGTATTAGATGCAATTTTAAAAGCCAATGAAGGAGATAGTACTCCTTATGGAAATGATCCAATCTCAACAGAGTTACAAGATAAGTTTTCAGAAATATTTGAAAAAGAAGTAATTGTTTTTCCTACTGCCTCAGGAACAGCTGCTAATGCTTTAGCATTATCTACAATGACACCTTCTTATGGAAACATTTATTGTCATAAGATGTCTCATATAAATACCGATGAATGTGGTGCACCTGAATTTTATACAGGAGGAGGAAAGTTGGTTCCTTTAAATGGAATAATGGGAAAAATAACTGCAGAGGAGTTGGATCAATCGATAGGTGGAAAAGGAATTGTTCATCATACTCAACCTTCATCAGTTAGCATTACTCAGGTTTGTGAAACAGGTGAAGTTTATCAATTAGATGAAATAAAAAAAATTGCAGAAATCACCCATAAACATAATCTAAATTTACATATGGATGGAGCAAGGTTTGCTAATGCACTGGTTTCTTTAAATGTAACTCCTGCCGAAATGACATGGAAATCAGGGGTTGATGTATTGTCATTTGGAGCAACTAAAAATGGATGTTTAGCAGCTGAAGCAATTATATTTTTTAAGAAAGAATTAGTAGGGGACATTGCTTTTTTAATGAAACGAGCAGGGCATTTGTTATCTAAAATGCGTTTTGTCTCTGCACAACTCGATGCATATATATCAAATGATGTTTGGTTGAGAAACGCAAAACACGCTAATGCAATGGGTAAAAAGTTAAGTGACGGTCTAAGTAAACATAATGATATTGAAATTGCTTATCCGACTGAGGCAAATGAAGTTTTTGCAAAATTTCCAAGAGAAAAAATAGAACATCTAAATTCTGAAGGTTATAAAATGAATGAAGAAGAATTAGATGGTAAAGCGGTAAGATTAGTTGCTGCTTGGAATACTAAAGATAGCGATGTTGATGAATTGTTAAATACAATTAAAGCTAACTAG
- a CDS encoding DUF4268 domain-containing protein, translating into MDRQISTLENVDIRNIWNNEASDFTPWLAENIDRLGDVIDMDLTVIEEEKPVGVFSADIYCKDENTENNVVIENQLDTSDHKHLGQLLTYATGLNAKSIVWLSSEFKDEHRAVLDRLNEITDPDINFFGIKIEAVKIGNSDIAVNFKVISQPNEWIKTRSNYGYRCSGKLTPSKILKQDFWTHLNNKIQSKGSFLSTRKPRAQHYHTFKLGNGKSHLSGLLNKREKYVAAEVYIPKDQSLYEALKRNKTEIEKEFGEPLDWQDLDDSKASRIKVFKYNFNIENQDQWESNSDWLIDRVEKLYKVFSPRIKQINNPDNQFSIN; encoded by the coding sequence ATGGATAGGCAAATAAGCACGTTAGAAAATGTGGATATAAGAAATATATGGAATAATGAAGCTTCTGACTTCACTCCATGGTTAGCAGAAAATATTGATAGACTGGGAGATGTTATAGACATGGATCTAACAGTTATCGAAGAAGAAAAACCAGTTGGAGTATTTAGTGCTGACATATACTGCAAAGATGAAAATACTGAGAATAATGTTGTAATAGAAAATCAATTAGATACGAGTGACCACAAGCATTTAGGACAACTATTAACCTACGCAACAGGTTTAAATGCTAAATCAATAGTGTGGCTTAGTTCCGAATTTAAAGATGAACATAGAGCAGTATTAGATAGGTTAAATGAAATAACTGATCCAGATATTAATTTCTTTGGTATTAAAATTGAAGCTGTTAAAATTGGGAATTCAGATATTGCTGTTAATTTCAAAGTTATTAGTCAACCAAATGAGTGGATTAAAACTAGAAGTAACTATGGCTATAGATGTTCTGGAAAATTAACTCCTAGTAAAATCTTAAAACAGGATTTCTGGACTCATTTAAATAATAAAATTCAAAGCAAAGGTAGTTTTTTATCTACTCGAAAGCCAAGAGCTCAACATTATCATACTTTTAAACTTGGAAATGGAAAATCACATTTGTCTGGTTTGTTGAATAAAAGAGAAAAGTATGTAGCAGCTGAAGTTTATATACCTAAAGATCAAAGTTTATACGAGGCATTAAAACGAAATAAAACTGAGATCGAAAAGGAATTTGGAGAACCTTTAGATTGGCAAGATCTAGATGATAGTAAAGCTAGCAGAATTAAGGTCTTCAAATATAACTTCAATATTGAAAATCAAGATCAATGGGAAAGTAATTCTGATTGGTTAATAGATAGAGTTGAAAAACTGTATAAAGTTTTTTCACCTAGAATTAAACAGATCAATAACCCTGATAATCAATTTAGCATTAACTAA